Proteins co-encoded in one Arachis hypogaea cultivar Tifrunner chromosome 11, arahy.Tifrunner.gnm2.J5K5, whole genome shotgun sequence genomic window:
- the LOC140176449 gene encoding uncharacterized protein, producing MADGWTDRCRRTLINFLVYCPKETIFLKLVDASHVSKTVDALFKLLRDVVLFVGHENVVHVVTDNTANYVVARRLLESEFSRLYWSPCAVHCVNLMFQDIGKLEEVSETVSQASMITKYIYNHCHPLYLMRKFTGGREILRPAPTQFATNYIALQMKIVAMGFLYQAIYKVREEMVKRFQKRKRVVDSYLKILDTRWDSQLRKNLHVAGYWLNLAFRFNAEEFEKHKQTTSDLLDVIERYAYGDADLNSKLTSEMRIFKNAEQDFGR from the exons ATGGCCGATGGATGGACTGATCGTTGTAGGCGTACTTTAATTAATTTCTTGGTCTATTGCCCTAAAGAAACTATTTTTCTGAAGTTAGTTGATGCTTCTCATGTCTCAAAAACTGTTGATGCTTTGTTTAAGTTGCTTAGGGATGTTGTATTATTTGTTGGTCATGAGAATGTTGTACATGTAGTGACGGATAATACTGCAAATTATGTTGTTGCTAGAAGGTTGTTGGAATCGGAGTTTTCTAGATTGTATTGGTCTCCTTGTGCAGTACATTGTGTTAATTTGATGTTTCAGGATATTGGAAAGTTAGAGGAAGTGAGTGAAACTGTGTCACAAGCTTCAATGATTACGAAGTATATCTATAATCATTGCCATCCTTTGTACTTGATGAGAAAGTTCACAGGCGGACGAGAAATACTTCGTCCAGCTCCAACTCAGTTTGCCACTAATTACAttgctttacaaa TGAAGATAGTTGCAATGGGTTTCCTTTATCAAGCTATTTATAAGGTTAGGGAAGAGATGGTGAAGAGGTTTCAAAAAAGAAAGAGGGTTGTTGattcttatttgaaaattttagaTACACGTTGGGATTCACAACTTCGAAAAAACCTTCATGTTGCTGGTTATTGGTTAAATCTAGCTTTTCGATTTAATGCTGAAGAATTTGAAAAGCACAAGCAAACAACTTCTGACCTACTAGATGTCATTGAGAGATATGCTTATGGTGATGCagatttgaattctaaattgacaagtgagATGAGAATCTTTAAGAATGCTGAACAAGACTTTGGAAGATAG